A genomic window from Macaca thibetana thibetana isolate TM-01 chromosome 16, ASM2454274v1, whole genome shotgun sequence includes:
- the PIPOX gene encoding peroxisomal sarcosine oxidase isoform X2: protein MAAQKDLWDAIVIGAGIQGCFTAYHLAKHRKRVLLLEQFFLPHSRGSSHGQSRIIRKAYLEDFYTQMMHECYQIWAQLEHEAGTQLHRQTGLLLLGMKENQELKTIQASLSRQRVEHQCLSSEELKQRFPNIRLTRGEVGLLDNSGGVLYAYKALRALQDAVRQLGGIVHDGEKVVEINPGLLVKVKTTTRSYQAKSLVITAGPWTNQLLRPLGIELPLQTLRINVCYWRERVPGSYGVSQAFPCFLWLGLYPHHLYGLPAGEYPGLMKVSYHHGNHADPEERDSPTARADIRDVQIVSSFVRDHFPDLKPEPAVMESCMYTNTPDEHFILDRHPKYDNIVIGAGFSGHGFKLAPVVGKILYELSMKLTPSYDLAPFRISRFPSLGKAHL, encoded by the exons ATGGCAGCTCAGAAAGATCTCTGGGACGCCATTGTGATTGGGGCTGGGATCCAGGGCTGCTTCACCGCATACCACCTGGCCAAACACAGGAAGAGAGTCCTCCTGCTGGAGCAG TTCTTTCTACCACACTCCCGAGGAAGCTCCCATGGACAAAGCCGGATAATCCGAAAGGCATACCTGGAAGACTTTTACACCCAGATGATGCATGAGTGTTATCAGATATGGGCCCAGTTGGAGCACGAGGCTGGAACCCAATTGCACAG GCAGACTGGATTACTGCTGCTGGGAATGAAGGAGAATCAAGAATTAAAGACAATCCAGGCCAGTCTGTCTAGGCAGAGGGTGGAACACCAGTGTCTTTCATCTGAGGAACTGAAGCAACGTTTCCCAAATATTCGGTTGACCAGGGGAGAAGTGGGGCTCTTGGACAATTCCGGAGGAGTTCTCTATGCATACAAGGCCCTCAGAGCCCTGCAG GATGCAGTTCGACAGCTAGGAGGCATAGTGCATGACGGAGAGAAGGTGGTGGAGATAAACCCAGGGCTACTGGTCAAGGTGAAAACCACCACTAGGAGCTACCAAGCTAAGAGCTTGGTCATCACGGCAGGTCCTTGGACCAACCAGCTCCTCCGTCCCCTGGGCATTGAGCTGCCTCTCCAG ACCCTGCGGATCAACGTGTGTTACTGGCGAGAGAGGGTTCCTGGGAGCTATGGTGTGTCCCAGGCCTTTCCATGCTTCCTGTGGCTGGGCTTGTATCCCCACCACCTCTACGGACTGCCTGCAGGAGAGTACCCAGGGCTGATGAAG GTCAGCTATCACCACGGCAACCATGCAGACCCTGAGGAGCGGGACAGCCCCACAGCACGCGCAGACATCCGAGACGTCCAGATCGTGAGCAGCTTTGTCAGAGATCACTTTCCTGACCTGAAGCCCGAGCCTGCTGTCATGGAGAGCTGCATGTACACG AATACCCCTGATGAGCACTTCATTCTCGATCGCCACCCAAAGTATGACAACATTGTCATTGGTGCTGGATTCTCTG GGCATGGGTTCAAGCTGGCCCCTGTGGTGGGGAAGATCCTGTATGAATTAAGCATGAAACTAACACCATCTTATGACTTGGCACCTTTTCGAATCAGCCGTTTCCCAAGCCTGGGCAAAGCCCACCTTTGA
- the PIPOX gene encoding peroxisomal sarcosine oxidase isoform X1, translating to MAAQKDLWDAIVIGAGIQGCFTAYHLAKHRKRVLLLEQFFLPHSRGSSHGQSRIIRKAYLEDFYTQMMHECYQIWAQLEHEAGTQLHRQTGLLLLGMKENQELKTIQASLSRQRVEHQCLSSEELKQRFPNIRLTRGEVGLLDNSGGVLYAYKALRALQDAVRQLGGIVHDGEKVVEINPGLLVKVKTTTRSYQAKSLVITAGPWTNQLLRPLGIELPLQTLRINVCYWRERVPGSYGVSQAFPCFLWLGLYPHHLYGLPAGEYPGLMKVSYHHGNHADPEERDSPTARADIRDVQIVSSFVRDHFPDLKPEPAVMESCMYTNTPDEHFILDRHPKYDNIVIGAGFSAVSQAWAKPTFDLWPEASLLCTGVDFTDGEDVSDEGSIPEMSSFFFCLT from the exons ATGGCAGCTCAGAAAGATCTCTGGGACGCCATTGTGATTGGGGCTGGGATCCAGGGCTGCTTCACCGCATACCACCTGGCCAAACACAGGAAGAGAGTCCTCCTGCTGGAGCAG TTCTTTCTACCACACTCCCGAGGAAGCTCCCATGGACAAAGCCGGATAATCCGAAAGGCATACCTGGAAGACTTTTACACCCAGATGATGCATGAGTGTTATCAGATATGGGCCCAGTTGGAGCACGAGGCTGGAACCCAATTGCACAG GCAGACTGGATTACTGCTGCTGGGAATGAAGGAGAATCAAGAATTAAAGACAATCCAGGCCAGTCTGTCTAGGCAGAGGGTGGAACACCAGTGTCTTTCATCTGAGGAACTGAAGCAACGTTTCCCAAATATTCGGTTGACCAGGGGAGAAGTGGGGCTCTTGGACAATTCCGGAGGAGTTCTCTATGCATACAAGGCCCTCAGAGCCCTGCAG GATGCAGTTCGACAGCTAGGAGGCATAGTGCATGACGGAGAGAAGGTGGTGGAGATAAACCCAGGGCTACTGGTCAAGGTGAAAACCACCACTAGGAGCTACCAAGCTAAGAGCTTGGTCATCACGGCAGGTCCTTGGACCAACCAGCTCCTCCGTCCCCTGGGCATTGAGCTGCCTCTCCAG ACCCTGCGGATCAACGTGTGTTACTGGCGAGAGAGGGTTCCTGGGAGCTATGGTGTGTCCCAGGCCTTTCCATGCTTCCTGTGGCTGGGCTTGTATCCCCACCACCTCTACGGACTGCCTGCAGGAGAGTACCCAGGGCTGATGAAG GTCAGCTATCACCACGGCAACCATGCAGACCCTGAGGAGCGGGACAGCCCCACAGCACGCGCAGACATCCGAGACGTCCAGATCGTGAGCAGCTTTGTCAGAGATCACTTTCCTGACCTGAAGCCCGAGCCTGCTGTCATGGAGAGCTGCATGTACACG AATACCCCTGATGAGCACTTCATTCTCGATCGCCACCCAAAGTATGACAACATTGTCATTGGTGCTGGATTCTCTG CCGTTTCCCAAGCCTGGGCAAAGCCCACCTTTGACCTCTGGCCAGAAGCCTCCCTCCTGTGCACAGGAGTCGATTTCACAGATGGAGAAGATGTCTCAGATGAAGGGAGTATCCCTGAGATGTCATCCTTTTTCTTCTGCCTCACTTGA